One window of the Doryrhamphus excisus isolate RoL2022-K1 chromosome 10, RoL_Dexc_1.0, whole genome shotgun sequence genome contains the following:
- the zbtb17 gene encoding zinc finger and BTB domain-containing protein 17 isoform X2, translating to MEFPWHSGKVLEQLNHQRKQGLLCDCTFVVDGVDFKAHKSVLAACSVYFRTLFLDQKDVVHLDISNAAGLGQVLEFMYTAKLSLNPGNLEDVMAVANFLQMQEIINACSVYQSVANPAPSLITLDIVGEKTDDKQSGEKHDCNLAEVALQAELSPSRTPREDSNKSTEHQDLTEENEDIGVQTTKPAKTITTAAQRRMLVKEEEDGAAQDAPTMEADAADKDYTPHKPIKSVTTPIFTSSRGRRIRKPPQRNFPPDDTDDEGTKNKVQQMTDSTEETRPDHENECEDEADEEDMAPEEETTHPMDRPVHPTGFTNRSESKPYSSMTHKCEDCGKKFTHTGNFKRHMRIHTGEKPFTCRDCNKAFSDPAACKAHEKTHSPLKPYSCLTCGKSYRQISLLNLHRKRHTGEAQYSCEVCGKLFTTSGNLKRHRLVHSGLKPYHCDYCEKAFSDPTAKMRHLETHDANKANKCPHCDKRFNQIGNLKAHLKIHIADGPLKCRECGKQFTTSGNLKRHLRVHSGEKPYVCVHCQRAFSDPGALQRHERIHTGEKPCVCPTCGKAFTQASSLIAHVRQHTGEKPFVCDRCGKRFVQSSQLANHIRHHDNVRPHQCQMCNKAFVNVGDLSKHIIIHTGEKPFLCDKCGRGFNRVDNLRSHVKTVHHGKAGMKMLAGAGSSTGEGAEGCAEASTSDSEINIVTVSEDIVTLAAGTLSGSAVAQLTVVPVDASVCADETEALKAEITKAVEKVQEADPNTQILYACDSCGDKFLDASSLAQHVRIHTAQALVMFQADSDFYQYTTVTTAEGETATAWTPTTEHVIQEEGLIFRGQEGDVEEGIVGKPQERGVVHTKKGEDGEVEMPGDIQAGEKAETETELIVCAVQV from the exons ATGGAGTTCCCTTGGCATAGTGGGAAGGTTCTGGAGCAGCTGAACCACCAGCGCAAGCAGGGCCTGCTGTGTGACTGCACCTTTGTTGTGGATGGAGTTGACTTCAAGGCCCACAAATCCGTGCTGGCGGCCTGCAGCGTGTACTTCCGCACGCTCTTCTTGGACCAAAAGGACGTGGTGCATCTGGACATCAGTAATGCCGCAG GTTTGGGACAAGTCCTGGAATTCATGTACACAGCCAAGCTGAGTTTGAACCCTGGTAATTTAGAGGATGTGATGGCGGTTGCTAACTTCCTGCAAATGCAAGAGATTATAAACGCTTGTTCTGTGTACCAGTCAGTGGCAAATCCAGCTCCATCTCTTATCACATTGGATATTGTCG GAGAAAAAACAGATGATAAACAGTCAGGAGAGAAGCATGACTGTAACTTGGCAGAAGTGGCGTTACAAGCAGAGCTTAGTCCCTCCAGAACACCCAGGGAAGACAGTAACAAGAGCACAGAACATCAGGACCTTACTGAAGAAAATGAAGACATCGGCGTTCAAACGACAAAGCCTGCCAAAACCATCACCACTGCTGCTCAAAGGAGGATGCTtgtaaaggaggaggaggatggcgcTGCACAGGATGCACCCACAATGGAGGCCGACGCTGCTGATAAAGACTACACACCCC ATAAACCGATCAAATCAGTCACCACCCCCATTTTTACAAGCTCTCGTGGTAGACGGATTCGAAAACCTCCCCAAAGAAACTTCCCACCTG ACGACACAGATGatgaaggaacaaaaaacaaagtccagCAGATGACCGACTCAACAGAggagaccagaccagaccatgaGAATGAATGTGAGGATGAGGCAGATGAGGAAGACATGGCACCTGAAGAAGAAACCACTCATCCGATGGACAGACCGGTTCACCCCACGGGTTTCACCAACCGATCCGAATCCAAGCCATACAGCTCAATGACACACAAATGTGAG gACTGTGGCAAGAAATTCACACATACTGGGAATTTCAAAAGACATATGCGTATTCACACGGGAGAGAAGCCCTTCACATGTCGAGACTGCAACAAGGCCTTTTCTGACCCAGCGGCTTGTAAAGCTCATGAGAAAACACACAG TCCACTCAAGCCATACAGCTGCTTGACATGCGGAAAGAGCTACCGGCAGATCAGCCTGCTCAACCTGCACCGCAAGCGGCACACCGGAGAGGCACAGTacagctgtgaggtgtgcggaAAGCTCTTCACCACGTCAGGGAACCTGAAGCGCCACCGGCTGGTGCACAGCGGTTTGAAGCCATACCATTGCGACTACTGTGAGAAGGCTTTCTCCGACCCCACTGCCAAGATGCGACACCTGGAGACACACGACGCCAACAAGGCCAACAAGTGTCCACACTGCGACAAACGTTTCAATCAG ATTGGAAATCTGAAGGCTCACTTAAAAATCCATATCGCAGATGGGCCCCTGAAGTGCAGAGAATGTGGCAAACAATTTACCACCTCAG GAAATCTGAAGCGACACTTACGGGTCCACAGCGGGGAAAAACCATACGTCTGCGTGCACTGCCAAAGAGCTTTCAGTGACCCAGGGGCTCTGCAACGACATGAACGCATCCACACAG GGGAGAAACCTTGTGTCTGTCCCACCTGTGGCAAAGCCTTCACGCAGGCCAGCTCCCTCATTGCACACGTCCGCcagcacactggagagaaaccctttGTGTGTGATCGTTGTGGTAAAAG ATTTGTACAGTCCAGTCAACTGGCTAATCACATTCGCCACCATGACAATGTCCGCCCTCATCAGTGTCAAATGTGTAACAAGGCCTTTGTTAATGTGGGAGACCTTTCAAAACACATCATCATTCACACCG GCGAGAAACCATTCCTGTGTGATAAATGCGGCAGGGGGTTTAACCGCGTGGACAATCTGCGCTCTCACGTCAAGACCGTGCACCACGGCAAAGCTGGCATGAAGATGCTGGCTGGAGCTGGCAGCAGCACAGGCGAGGGCGCCGAAGGCTGTGCTGAGGCGTCTACCTCCGACAGCGAGATCAACATAGTAACTGTTAGCGAGGACATTGTCACACTGGCGGCGGGAACCCTGTCAGGCAGCGCTGTAGCTCAGCTAACAG TGGTACCAGTGGATGCATCAGTGTGTGCTGATGAAACAGAAGCTTTGAAAGCAGAAATTACCAAAGCTGTAGAGAAAGTGCAAGAAGCAG ACCCCAACACCCAGATACTTTATGCCTGTGATTCATGTGGTGATAAATTCCTGGATGCCAGTTCGCTAGCTCAGCATGTACGCATCCACACAGCACAAGCCTTGGTCATGTTTCAAGCAGACTCCGACTTCTACCAGTACACCACAGTCACCACTGCTGAGGGTGAGACCGCTACGGCATGGACCCCCACCACCGAACATGTCATCCAGGAAGAAGGGCTCATCTTTCGTGGCCAAGAGGGAGATGTGGAAGAGGGGATTGTGGGCAAGCCACAAGAAAGAGGAGTGGTTCATACGAAGAAAGGGGAAGATGGGGAAGTGGAAATGCCAGGTGATATCCAGGCAGGTGAAAAAGCTGAAACTGAGACGGAGCTGATTGTGTGTGCAGTTCAAGTGTAG
- the zbtb17 gene encoding zinc finger and BTB domain-containing protein 17 isoform X1 has protein sequence MEFPWHSGKVLEQLNHQRKQGLLCDCTFVVDGVDFKAHKSVLAACSVYFRTLFLDQKDVVHLDISNAAGLGQVLEFMYTAKLSLNPGNLEDVMAVANFLQMQEIINACSVYQSVANPAPSLITLDIVGEKTDDKQSGEKHDCNLAEVALQAELSPSRTPREDSNKSTEHQDLTEENEDIGVQTTKPAKTITTAAQRRMLVKEEEDGAAQDAPTMEADAADKDYTPHKPIKSVTTPIFTSSRGRRIRKPPQRNFPPEDDTDDEGTKNKVQQMTDSTEETRPDHENECEDEADEEDMAPEEETTHPMDRPVHPTGFTNRSESKPYSSMTHKCEDCGKKFTHTGNFKRHMRIHTGEKPFTCRDCNKAFSDPAACKAHEKTHSPLKPYSCLTCGKSYRQISLLNLHRKRHTGEAQYSCEVCGKLFTTSGNLKRHRLVHSGLKPYHCDYCEKAFSDPTAKMRHLETHDANKANKCPHCDKRFNQIGNLKAHLKIHIADGPLKCRECGKQFTTSGNLKRHLRVHSGEKPYVCVHCQRAFSDPGALQRHERIHTGEKPCVCPTCGKAFTQASSLIAHVRQHTGEKPFVCDRCGKRFVQSSQLANHIRHHDNVRPHQCQMCNKAFVNVGDLSKHIIIHTGEKPFLCDKCGRGFNRVDNLRSHVKTVHHGKAGMKMLAGAGSSTGEGAEGCAEASTSDSEINIVTVSEDIVTLAAGTLSGSAVAQLTVVPVDASVCADETEALKAEITKAVEKVQEADPNTQILYACDSCGDKFLDASSLAQHVRIHTAQALVMFQADSDFYQYTTVTTAEGETATAWTPTTEHVIQEEGLIFRGQEGDVEEGIVGKPQERGVVHTKKGEDGEVEMPGDIQAGEKAETETELIVCAVQV, from the exons ATGGAGTTCCCTTGGCATAGTGGGAAGGTTCTGGAGCAGCTGAACCACCAGCGCAAGCAGGGCCTGCTGTGTGACTGCACCTTTGTTGTGGATGGAGTTGACTTCAAGGCCCACAAATCCGTGCTGGCGGCCTGCAGCGTGTACTTCCGCACGCTCTTCTTGGACCAAAAGGACGTGGTGCATCTGGACATCAGTAATGCCGCAG GTTTGGGACAAGTCCTGGAATTCATGTACACAGCCAAGCTGAGTTTGAACCCTGGTAATTTAGAGGATGTGATGGCGGTTGCTAACTTCCTGCAAATGCAAGAGATTATAAACGCTTGTTCTGTGTACCAGTCAGTGGCAAATCCAGCTCCATCTCTTATCACATTGGATATTGTCG GAGAAAAAACAGATGATAAACAGTCAGGAGAGAAGCATGACTGTAACTTGGCAGAAGTGGCGTTACAAGCAGAGCTTAGTCCCTCCAGAACACCCAGGGAAGACAGTAACAAGAGCACAGAACATCAGGACCTTACTGAAGAAAATGAAGACATCGGCGTTCAAACGACAAAGCCTGCCAAAACCATCACCACTGCTGCTCAAAGGAGGATGCTtgtaaaggaggaggaggatggcgcTGCACAGGATGCACCCACAATGGAGGCCGACGCTGCTGATAAAGACTACACACCCC ATAAACCGATCAAATCAGTCACCACCCCCATTTTTACAAGCTCTCGTGGTAGACGGATTCGAAAACCTCCCCAAAGAAACTTCCCACCTG AAGACGACACAGATGatgaaggaacaaaaaacaaagtccagCAGATGACCGACTCAACAGAggagaccagaccagaccatgaGAATGAATGTGAGGATGAGGCAGATGAGGAAGACATGGCACCTGAAGAAGAAACCACTCATCCGATGGACAGACCGGTTCACCCCACGGGTTTCACCAACCGATCCGAATCCAAGCCATACAGCTCAATGACACACAAATGTGAG gACTGTGGCAAGAAATTCACACATACTGGGAATTTCAAAAGACATATGCGTATTCACACGGGAGAGAAGCCCTTCACATGTCGAGACTGCAACAAGGCCTTTTCTGACCCAGCGGCTTGTAAAGCTCATGAGAAAACACACAG TCCACTCAAGCCATACAGCTGCTTGACATGCGGAAAGAGCTACCGGCAGATCAGCCTGCTCAACCTGCACCGCAAGCGGCACACCGGAGAGGCACAGTacagctgtgaggtgtgcggaAAGCTCTTCACCACGTCAGGGAACCTGAAGCGCCACCGGCTGGTGCACAGCGGTTTGAAGCCATACCATTGCGACTACTGTGAGAAGGCTTTCTCCGACCCCACTGCCAAGATGCGACACCTGGAGACACACGACGCCAACAAGGCCAACAAGTGTCCACACTGCGACAAACGTTTCAATCAG ATTGGAAATCTGAAGGCTCACTTAAAAATCCATATCGCAGATGGGCCCCTGAAGTGCAGAGAATGTGGCAAACAATTTACCACCTCAG GAAATCTGAAGCGACACTTACGGGTCCACAGCGGGGAAAAACCATACGTCTGCGTGCACTGCCAAAGAGCTTTCAGTGACCCAGGGGCTCTGCAACGACATGAACGCATCCACACAG GGGAGAAACCTTGTGTCTGTCCCACCTGTGGCAAAGCCTTCACGCAGGCCAGCTCCCTCATTGCACACGTCCGCcagcacactggagagaaaccctttGTGTGTGATCGTTGTGGTAAAAG ATTTGTACAGTCCAGTCAACTGGCTAATCACATTCGCCACCATGACAATGTCCGCCCTCATCAGTGTCAAATGTGTAACAAGGCCTTTGTTAATGTGGGAGACCTTTCAAAACACATCATCATTCACACCG GCGAGAAACCATTCCTGTGTGATAAATGCGGCAGGGGGTTTAACCGCGTGGACAATCTGCGCTCTCACGTCAAGACCGTGCACCACGGCAAAGCTGGCATGAAGATGCTGGCTGGAGCTGGCAGCAGCACAGGCGAGGGCGCCGAAGGCTGTGCTGAGGCGTCTACCTCCGACAGCGAGATCAACATAGTAACTGTTAGCGAGGACATTGTCACACTGGCGGCGGGAACCCTGTCAGGCAGCGCTGTAGCTCAGCTAACAG TGGTACCAGTGGATGCATCAGTGTGTGCTGATGAAACAGAAGCTTTGAAAGCAGAAATTACCAAAGCTGTAGAGAAAGTGCAAGAAGCAG ACCCCAACACCCAGATACTTTATGCCTGTGATTCATGTGGTGATAAATTCCTGGATGCCAGTTCGCTAGCTCAGCATGTACGCATCCACACAGCACAAGCCTTGGTCATGTTTCAAGCAGACTCCGACTTCTACCAGTACACCACAGTCACCACTGCTGAGGGTGAGACCGCTACGGCATGGACCCCCACCACCGAACATGTCATCCAGGAAGAAGGGCTCATCTTTCGTGGCCAAGAGGGAGATGTGGAAGAGGGGATTGTGGGCAAGCCACAAGAAAGAGGAGTGGTTCATACGAAGAAAGGGGAAGATGGGGAAGTGGAAATGCCAGGTGATATCCAGGCAGGTGAAAAAGCTGAAACTGAGACGGAGCTGATTGTGTGTGCAGTTCAAGTGTAG